The stretch of DNA TTGGCCCCTGCTGTTACGAGGTCGGCCCGGAGGTGGCGGCGGCTGTGAAGGAGAAACATCTATCGGGGGGCGAATATCTCTCGGAGACCGAGGGGGGGTGTTTCATGTTTGACCTCGTCGGTCTCAATCAATCTCTTTTTCACAAGGCGGGGGTGCCCGAAAAAAACATCTTTTCCGTCGGACTTTGCACCCGCTGCAGGGGAGACCTCTTTTACTCCTATAGAAGGGAAGGGGCAAATACCGGAAGGATGCTGAGCGCGATAATGATTCGTTGATTTTGAAACTGTTACCGTTTTTTAAGGATGTATAATGCTGATTGCAGGTCTTACGGGGGGAATCGCCAGCGGGAAGAGCAGCGCTGGGAAGATATTAGCTGAACTTGGAGCCAAGATAGTGGACTCGGATGTGCTTGCAAGGGTAGTCGTGGAGCCGGGAAGGCCGGCCCTTGCAAAGATAGTTGAGAGGTTCGGGGACGGGGTAATCGCAGAAGACGGGACCCTCGACAGGGAAAAGCTGAGGGACATAGTCTTTAAGGACGGAAAGGCCTTAAACGATCTCAACGCCATAATCCACCCGGAGGTCTTCAGGGAGATCCAGCGTGAGATCGCTGACTACCGGAATTCAACTCCCAAGGTTCCGCTCGTTCTTGACATCCCGCTACTCTACGAGGCCGGGGCGGAGGCCATCGTTGACGTCGTCGTGGTGGTCTACGTCGACCGTGAGACGCAGATAAAAAGGCTCATGGCGAGGGACGGTTTTTCCCGTTCCGATGCTGAAAACAGGATAGACAAGCAGATGGACCTCGAAGAGAAGAAGAGGAGGGCGGAGTTCGTGGTCGACAACACAGGGAGCCTCGATGACCTGAGGAGGGAGACTGAAAACGTCTTTAAAGAGCTGATGGAGCTTATGGGCAGGGCTCGATAGGTTTAATTTAAACAGGGGGACGGGGGGATTGACGTGCATGTTATAATCGACGGCTACAACGTGATCATGACCGCGGCCGAATACGGCGCCGTTTCAGGGAGGAAGATGAGAGCGGCCAGAAGCGGGTTGATCAACGACCTGATCAGGTATAGAAAAGTCAGGGGGCACGCCGTTACCGTGGTCTTTGACGCGGTTAAGGCGGGGGGAGTCGAGAGGGTGGTTGAGAGGAGCGCAGGGATAAACGTGATTTTCACGAAGGGGGAGGAGAGGGCCGACGACGTGATCGTTGAGCTTGTGGAGAAGGCGGCGGGGGTGGAGCGGGTGGTCGTGACGTCGGACAGGGAGGTTGTCAGAGCCTCGGAGCGCCGGGGCGCCGCTTCGATCTCGTCCGAGAGTTTTATAGAGAAGATGAGCGCGGCGATAGGCTCAGGGGATGGAAGGGAGGTCGATGACGAACGGGAGCGGGGAAAAACTGGTCGATCGAGGAGCCGCGGGGAAACGTCTCTCAACAAGTTGTGACATTCGTCACACATAGACAATCCGATTAAATTGAAGAAGACCTGTAATATATTGGGGGATTGGTGCGCCCGCAAAGAAATCAACCTTGGCGGATTGTAAACAAAAAAATAGTGACTATATTATTTCATGTGTGTGGGACGGAGATAATCCGGTAGATGGAGGAGTTTTTATGTTCGTTTTTGGAAAGAGCCTTGGGTATTTTTGCGGTCAATAGAAGGGGTAAATGATGATCGAAGGAGGGCAAAACCTTTTGAGGACGCTGGCCCTGAATGGCGAGGGGAGGACTGTGGAGGCAGGAGACGATTCCGGCGGGACTGATAGCGAGTCTAGAAAGACTCCGATTTCAGATAACAATTTCGAATCGGTCGATCCGCCCGACGCCCTGGACGCCTATTCGAGGGCGGTTATTTCGGTCGTGGAAAACGTCGGCCCGTCGGTGGTCAGCATCAAGGTAAAGAAGGATTCCACAACAGGCAGTTACGGTGGCGAGGGTGCCGGATCAGGCGTTGTCATAGCCCCGGACGGCTTCGTCCTCACCAACGATCACGTCGTCTCCGGGGCGAAGGAACTCTCCGTGACCTTGATTGATGGAAACAGTTTCTCAGCAAGGATGGTGGGCTCCGATCCGGGGACGGATCTCGCCGTCGTCCGGGTGATGACCGATAAGATGCCCCACGCAATCCTCGGAGATTCGGATCGCATTCGTGTGGGCCAGCTCGTGATCGCCATCGGGAACCCCCTCGGATTTCAGAACACCGTATCCACCGGCGTTGTCTCCGCCCTGGGGAGATCGATCAGGGGGAGATCAGGAAAGCTGATCGAAAATGTGATTCAGACCGATGTCCCCTTAAATCCAGGAAACTCGGGCGGCCCCCTCGTGGACAGCAGGGGACGCGTCATCGGGATAAACACCGCAATGATCTACATGGCCCAGGGGATAAGCTTCACCGTGCCGATAAATACGGCCAGGTGGGTCGTAAGCGAGATCATCACCCACGGCAAGGTGAAGCGTTACTATCTTGGAATAACGGGGCATTCAAGGCCGGTTGACCGCCGCATCCAGAGACATTTCGGCATCGATACTCCCTCTGCGGTCGAGGTCATGGGCGTGGTTAAGGGGGGGTCGGCTGCCACGGCTGGAATCTCGGAGGGTGATTTGATCGTGGCAATCGAAAATAAAGAGATAGGGAGCGTCGATGATATTCACAGAATATTGGTGGGGCTTCCGAAAAGCCCCAAGCTCAAGATTACCGTTATAAGGGTCATCAAGGGAAAGATGCAGAAGCTGGAAGTTGTTGTTGTCCCCAAAGAGGCATAGACAAAAAATTAAATTAGGTTTAGGGACTCCTCCACGGCCCCGATTGCATCGTCGAGAATCTCCGTCATCGTGTCCAGATTCTTCTCCTTGACGATAAAGGGAGGCGCAAGCAAGATGTGATCCCCCGCTATCCCCTTGACGGAATATCCCCCCGGATACACGTAGAGGCCCCTCTTCAGGCATTCCTGTTGAATCTTCATTCTCACAAGAAGAGAGGGATCGAAGGGTCCCTTTCCTTTGTTGTTGTCCACGACAAATTCAATGCCGATCAGAAGGCCCTTTCCCCTAACGTTGCCGACAATTTTGTGCTTATTTTTAAGGGCCTTCAACTTCGGCATCCAGTAATTCTCCATGTCCGCCACGTGCTCGATAAGCCTTTTTTCGCTTAATATCTTCAGTACCTCGAGTCCCACCGCCGCGGAGGCGGGATGTCCTCCGAACGTGTGGCCGTGGACGAAGGCATGTGTGCCCGATTCCTTCAATATTTCGTACACCTCGTTTTCAACCATGACCGCCCCAAGCGGCGCGTAACCGGAGGACAATCCCTTGGAGAGACAGATGATATGCGGCCTCGCGTGATAATGCTGTGAGGCGAGAAATTTGCCCGTTCTGCCGACGCCGCTCATCACCTCATCGCCGATCATCAGGATGTCGTGTCTCTCGCAGATTTCCCTGATGCGCTTAATATATCCGACCGGCGGGGCGATCCCCGGGGCCGCGGCCCCCACGACCGGCTCAAAGATGAAGGCGGAGATCAGCTCCTCTCCCTCGGCCACGATGGCGCGCTCGAGGTCTTCCGCGCAATCGAGGTTGCAGGTCTTTTTCGTCTGGTTGAAAGGACACCGGTAGCAGTAGGGGGGGCTTATCCTCGGAAAGCTGAAGAGGATCGGGGAGAACTTGAACCTTCTATAATGGTGGCCAGTCAGGGATAGGGCCCCCAGGGTCGAGCCGTGATAGGATATCGCCCTGGCGATTACCATGTATCGTCCCGGCCTACCCTTTTCAAGATGATACTGCCGGGCGAGCTTTATCGCCGCCTCGACCGACTCCGATCCACCGGACGTGAAGTAGACGTGATAGTGCTTGTCCCCAACCATGTTTACGAGCTTCTCGGAGAGCCTTAATATGGGCTCGTTTGAAAAGGTGCTCATGTGGACAAAGGCGATCTTTTCCGCCTGTTTCTTCCACGCATCCATGACCCTTTTATTCCTGTG from Candidatus Zymogenus saltonus encodes:
- a CDS encoding trypsin-like peptidase domain-containing protein; its protein translation is MMIEGGQNLLRTLALNGEGRTVEAGDDSGGTDSESRKTPISDNNFESVDPPDALDAYSRAVISVVENVGPSVVSIKVKKDSTTGSYGGEGAGSGVVIAPDGFVLTNDHVVSGAKELSVTLIDGNSFSARMVGSDPGTDLAVVRVMTDKMPHAILGDSDRIRVGQLVIAIGNPLGFQNTVSTGVVSALGRSIRGRSGKLIENVIQTDVPLNPGNSGGPLVDSRGRVIGINTAMIYMAQGISFTVPINTARWVVSEIITHGKVKRYYLGITGHSRPVDRRIQRHFGIDTPSAVEVMGVVKGGSAATAGISEGDLIVAIENKEIGSVDDIHRILVGLPKSPKLKITVIRVIKGKMQKLEVVVVPKEA
- a CDS encoding aspartate aminotransferase family protein — encoded protein: MQKRRPTEKYIFYRDLKCSYPLIVRGDGIYIYDDKGQKIIDGASGAAVVCLGHRNKRVMDAWKKQAEKIAFVHMSTFSNEPILRLSEKLVNMVGDKHYHVYFTSGGSESVEAAIKLARQYHLEKGRPGRYMVIARAISYHGSTLGALSLTGHHYRRFKFSPILFSFPRISPPYCYRCPFNQTKKTCNLDCAEDLERAIVAEGEELISAFIFEPVVGAAAPGIAPPVGYIKRIREICERHDILMIGDEVMSGVGRTGKFLASQHYHARPHIICLSKGLSSGYAPLGAVMVENEVYEILKESGTHAFVHGHTFGGHPASAAVGLEVLKILSEKRLIEHVADMENYWMPKLKALKNKHKIVGNVRGKGLLIGIEFVVDNNKGKGPFDPSLLVRMKIQQECLKRGLYVYPGGYSVKGIAGDHILLAPPFIVKEKNLDTMTEILDDAIGAVEESLNLI
- a CDS encoding dephospho-CoA kinase, producing MIAGLTGGIASGKSSAGKILAELGAKIVDSDVLARVVVEPGRPALAKIVERFGDGVIAEDGTLDREKLRDIVFKDGKALNDLNAIIHPEVFREIQREIADYRNSTPKVPLVLDIPLLYEAGAEAIVDVVVVVYVDRETQIKRLMARDGFSRSDAENRIDKQMDLEEKKRRAEFVVDNTGSLDDLRRETENVFKELMELMGRAR
- a CDS encoding NYN domain-containing protein, which translates into the protein MHVIIDGYNVIMTAAEYGAVSGRKMRAARSGLINDLIRYRKVRGHAVTVVFDAVKAGGVERVVERSAGINVIFTKGEERADDVIVELVEKAAGVERVVVTSDREVVRASERRGAASISSESFIEKMSAAIGSGDGREVDDERERGKTGRSRSRGETSLNKL